One window of the Eucalyptus grandis isolate ANBG69807.140 chromosome 8, ASM1654582v1, whole genome shotgun sequence genome contains the following:
- the LOC104431261 gene encoding malignant T-cell-amplified sequence 1 homolog: protein MFKKFSSEEVSAQNQVKASVQRKIRQSIAEEYPGLEPVLDDLLPKKSPLIVAKCQNHLNLVLVNNVPLFFNIRDGPYMPTLRLLHQYPNIMKKLQVDRGAIKFVLAGANIMCPGLTSPGGALDDEVGAETPVAIMAEGKQHALAIGFTKMSAKDIRAVNKGIGVDNMHYLNDGLWKMERLD from the exons ATGTTCAAGAA GTTCTCCTCAGAAGAGGTATCTGCACAAAATCAAGTGAAGGCATCTGTACAACGTAAAATACGGCAAAGTATTGCAGAAGAG TATCCAGGATTAGAGCCGGTGCTGGATGATTTGCTTCCCAAGAAGTCTCCACTCATTGTTGCCAAATG TCAAAACCATCTGAATTTGGTTCTGGTGAACAATGTGCCTCTCTTTTTCAACATCCGTGACGGTCCTTACATGCCAACCCTCCGACTTCTGCATCAAT ATCCAAATATAATGAAGAAATTACAAGTAGACAGGGGTGCAATAAAATTTGTCCTTGCTGGTGCAAACATTATGTGTCCTGGCCTTACCTCTCCTGGAGGTGCTTTGGATGATGAAGTTGGCGCAGAGACTCCTGTG gcAATTATGGCTGAAGGCAAGCAACATGCGCTTGCAATAGGCTTTACAAAAATGTCGGCTAAAGACAT ACGGGCTGTTAACAAGGGCATTGGGGTGGATAACATGCATTATCTTAATGATGGTCTTTGGAAG ATGGAGCGTTTAGATTGA